A section of the Roseivirga sp. BDSF3-8 genome encodes:
- a CDS encoding WYL domain-containing protein yields the protein MPVNRNALIRYRTIDTCLRNRFRKWTLDDLIEACSDALYEYEGIDKGVSRRTVQMDIQMMRSDKLGYNAPIEVSEKKYYTYADPEYSITNNPLTDQDLDRLTEVVDILRQFKGFAHFRELTGMVQRLEDRIHTAKTSLPSVIDLEKNENLKGLEHLDTLYQAILKKQVMYLTYQSFKAREPQSFHFHPYLLKEYRNRWFVLGKRKQKSPILTLALDRIEGLEVAPDKPYLENGDTDLSHYYRNVLGVTVQEGRSPEEVLLFIDKENAPYVLTKPIHHSQELVESGPDGVIIRLLVQHNFELEREILGFGDYMKVLQPERLRRRIQQKLQDATAQYESEMSLKELGMSNKRINRLGYTVLDSVYSQKEVRRMRSMIGRAIEAMGKNLDEVHALRNLLQEIPKLKEVVFNTNLIKVLHEVMGGRCFLVKATYFNKAENNDWYVTWHQDVPIAVKEKVASDQFYGWTKKSGFHSVCPPPEVLKNMLALRIHLDDTKKANGALRVIPKSHYHVLNDDEIAQLRNLDDAIWIEVAKGGVHIMRPLVVHASKKNAEKSPRRVIHLEFATCELPDGAEWAYRHQWHMPESSR from the coding sequence ATGCCTGTCAATAGAAATGCCCTCATACGCTACCGTACCATTGATACTTGTCTGCGTAACCGGTTCAGAAAGTGGACCTTAGATGACCTGATTGAAGCCTGCTCAGATGCTTTGTACGAGTACGAGGGAATAGATAAGGGCGTGAGCCGTCGCACCGTGCAGATGGATATACAGATGATGCGTAGCGATAAGCTCGGTTATAATGCTCCCATAGAAGTATCAGAGAAGAAATATTATACCTATGCGGACCCGGAGTACAGCATCACAAATAACCCCCTTACTGATCAGGACCTGGACAGGCTGACTGAGGTGGTAGACATATTACGCCAGTTCAAGGGATTTGCCCATTTTCGTGAGCTTACCGGCATGGTGCAGCGCCTTGAAGACAGGATACACACGGCTAAGACCAGCCTGCCCTCCGTCATAGACCTGGAAAAGAATGAAAACCTGAAGGGGCTGGAGCACCTGGATACCCTGTATCAGGCCATTCTCAAAAAGCAGGTAATGTACCTTACCTATCAGTCCTTTAAAGCCAGAGAACCACAAAGCTTTCATTTTCACCCCTACCTGCTCAAGGAGTACCGCAACCGCTGGTTTGTACTGGGTAAAAGGAAGCAGAAAAGCCCCATCCTCACCCTGGCCCTGGACAGGATTGAGGGGCTGGAAGTCGCTCCGGATAAACCCTATTTGGAAAACGGAGATACCGACCTCAGCCATTACTACCGTAATGTACTGGGCGTGACCGTGCAGGAGGGGCGCTCTCCCGAAGAGGTGCTGCTCTTCATAGATAAAGAGAATGCCCCCTATGTGCTCACCAAACCCATACACCACTCCCAGGAGCTGGTAGAGTCAGGGCCCGATGGGGTGATCATTCGTCTGCTGGTACAGCATAATTTTGAGCTGGAGCGCGAGATACTTGGCTTTGGAGATTACATGAAAGTGTTGCAGCCTGAGAGGCTACGCAGAAGAATACAACAGAAACTGCAGGACGCCACCGCCCAGTATGAGAGTGAAATGAGCCTGAAGGAGCTGGGCATGAGTAATAAGCGAATCAACAGGCTGGGCTACACCGTGCTCGATAGTGTGTACAGCCAGAAGGAAGTAAGACGCATGCGCTCCATGATAGGGCGTGCCATTGAGGCCATGGGCAAAAACCTTGATGAGGTACATGCCCTGCGAAATCTGCTACAGGAAATACCTAAGCTCAAAGAGGTGGTTTTTAACACCAACCTTATCAAGGTACTCCATGAAGTGATGGGAGGGAGGTGCTTCCTTGTAAAAGCGACCTACTTTAATAAAGCTGAAAACAATGACTGGTATGTGACCTGGCACCAGGACGTCCCCATAGCGGTAAAGGAAAAAGTGGCCTCGGATCAATTTTACGGATGGACAAAAAAGTCCGGCTTTCACAGCGTATGCCCTCCACCCGAAGTATTAAAAAATATGCTGGCCCTTCGTATTCACCTCGATGATACTAAAAAGGCCAACGGAGCGCTCAGAGTCATACCCAAAAGCCACTATCATGTACTGAATGATGATGAAATAGCCCAACTGCGCAACCTGGACGATGCCATATGGATAGAAGTAGCCAAAGGCGGGGTACATATCATGCGCCCCCTGGTTGTTCATGCAAGTAAAAAGAATGCAGAAAAGTCGCCACGCCGGGTGATTCACCTGGAGTTTGCCACCTGCGAACTGCCCGATGGTGCCGAATGGGCCTATCGCCATCAATGGCACATGCCGGAAAGCAGCAGGTAA